The Amylolactobacillus amylophilus DSM 20533 = JCM 1125 genome contains a region encoding:
- a CDS encoding hemolysin family protein codes for MDYSQIVTNLLVIIVTFMFAAFFVAAEFALVQTRPSQLEDMIDKGVGSPRKLRLALKMVQNLNEYLSTTQVGVSVTGIVLGWIGETTIEHLLIDLLGMTHLASGDTLNIVGAVLGIILLTYLEVVLTEIVPKNISIDIPIKMLMFVVTPLHIFHTAFYPFVWLLNISATGIVKLLGFQAADEENEVFSQSEILRLSKIAVAGGDMDKNDVVYMERAFELNDKDAKDIMTDRTRLTIIDKTENVGTALNMYLNEGYSRLPVVTDNDKDAVVGYVYSYDIVEQSRRDKNVSIIRILRSLVTVPETMPIQAILHLMIQKQTPIVLVVDEYGGTSGIVTDQDVYEELFGSVRDEIDDVSDEYIIRLNKTQAKVSGKTTLYDFERFYHHKLKSFQSSDIITVGGYMAEHYPTLAEGESVELEGFKLTLTKIEQGFMAWFMVERVVDSAAVQSSVAAEAEE; via the coding sequence TTGGATTATAGTCAGATAGTAACAAATTTACTCGTAATCATAGTTACCTTCATGTTTGCTGCGTTTTTCGTGGCAGCGGAATTTGCCCTCGTGCAAACTCGTCCTAGTCAACTTGAGGACATGATTGATAAGGGCGTGGGATCACCCCGAAAGCTGAGACTCGCACTAAAGATGGTACAGAATCTGAATGAGTACCTCTCAACGACGCAAGTTGGTGTCAGTGTGACAGGAATCGTTCTAGGTTGGATTGGTGAGACGACAATCGAGCACCTGCTAATCGATCTGCTCGGAATGACGCACCTTGCAAGCGGCGATACGTTGAATATTGTCGGCGCTGTGCTAGGTATTATTCTCCTGACCTATCTGGAGGTTGTCCTTACGGAGATTGTTCCGAAGAACATTAGTATCGATATTCCTATCAAAATGCTGATGTTTGTCGTAACGCCGTTACATATTTTCCACACCGCCTTCTATCCATTTGTCTGGCTGTTGAATATTTCGGCGACCGGAATCGTGAAGTTACTCGGCTTTCAGGCTGCGGATGAGGAGAACGAGGTTTTCTCCCAATCGGAGATTCTAAGACTATCCAAGATCGCCGTTGCCGGTGGGGACATGGATAAAAACGACGTTGTCTACATGGAGCGTGCGTTTGAGCTCAACGATAAAGATGCGAAGGATATCATGACGGACCGGACCAGGCTGACCATTATTGATAAGACAGAAAATGTGGGGACCGCGTTGAACATGTACCTAAACGAGGGCTACAGTCGCCTACCCGTTGTGACCGATAATGATAAGGACGCCGTTGTCGGCTATGTCTACTCTTACGATATCGTTGAGCAAAGCAGACGGGACAAGAACGTCTCGATTATCCGAATTCTGCGTTCCCTTGTAACGGTACCTGAAACGATGCCCATCCAAGCGATTCTTCATTTGATGATTCAAAAACAAACACCAATTGTGCTCGTGGTCGACGAATATGGTGGTACGAGTGGCATCGTCACCGACCAAGATGTGTACGAGGAGCTCTTCGGTTCAGTGCGTGACGAAATCGATGACGTCTCTGACGAATACATAATTCGCCTGAATAAGACGCAGGCAAAGGTAAGTGGTAAGACGACATTGTATGATTTTGAGCGGTTTTATCACCATAAGCTCAAATCCTTTCAATCTTCGGATATTATCACTGTCGGCGGATATATGGCCGAACATTACCCAACCCTCGCTGAGGGCGAGTCGGTGGAGCTTGAAGGGTTCAAACTCACACTTACTAAGATAGAACAAGGATTCATGGCGTGGTTTATGGTGGAACGTGTGGTAGATAGTGCCGCTGTTCAATCGTCTGTCGCAGCAGAAGCAGAGGAGTAA
- a CDS encoding helix-turn-helix domain-containing protein: MAKHYSVEEKIEILSFLDKGWGITEVAQYHSISTSTVKLWRHQYQLKGIDGLKQREYTHFSQEFKQKVVLEYLSTDTSLPFLRDKYNISNESVIYQWVKLYTSGNKLEATRRSEMNKGRSTTLKERIEITNWVIAHDYDYSGAMRKFTVSYGQVYSWTKKFKKYGPDGLIDRRGKGKSENDLLTTAEKQALEVKRLKEQVTYLSTENNLLKKLQEIERRDSKRTNIVQLKNYHRK, from the coding sequence TTGGCTAAACATTATAGTGTTGAGGAAAAGATTGAGATATTGTCCTTCTTAGATAAAGGCTGGGGTATAACTGAGGTTGCCCAATACCATTCTATATCTACAAGTACCGTCAAACTTTGGAGACATCAGTATCAACTTAAAGGTATTGATGGGCTTAAACAAAGGGAATACACCCACTTCTCTCAAGAATTTAAACAGAAAGTCGTCCTTGAATATCTCAGTACAGATACTTCTCTACCGTTTCTACGTGACAAGTACAATATATCAAATGAATCTGTCATCTATCAGTGGGTAAAACTGTATACTAGTGGTAATAAATTAGAGGCCACTAGGAGATCTGAGATGAATAAAGGAAGATCAACCACTCTCAAAGAGCGGATAGAAATCACAAATTGGGTTATTGCACATGATTACGACTATAGTGGTGCCATGCGTAAGTTCACCGTTTCATATGGTCAGGTATACAGTTGGACTAAGAAGTTTAAGAAATACGGTCCCGATGGACTCATTGATCGCCGCGGTAAGGGAAAATCTGAAAATGATTTACTCACTACGGCCGAAAAGCAGGCACTGGAAGTTAAGCGACTAAAGGAGCAGGTAACTTACTTGTCCACAGAAAATAATCTTTTAAAAAAATTACAGGAGATAGAAAGAAGGGATTCCAAGAGAACAAATATCGTGCAATTAAAGAATTATCACAGAAAGTAG
- a CDS encoding tyrosine-type recombinase/integrase, whose product MTRNIINVKPIKDKKVMLDFLSELNKGKHGKRDHLIFTIGIFTGLRISDILNLKVSDVQNKTTTIIVEKKTNKQRDLNLSNLTSLIIDYLNTYHDRQSDWLFYRPSDHSQALGTHQYYKVLQRVASVLELDYIGTHTMRKTFGYKYYRQFRDIPTLMRILNHSSQAVTIRYIGLEEE is encoded by the coding sequence ATGACACGGAATATAATTAATGTAAAACCAATTAAAGACAAGAAGGTAATGCTAGATTTTTTATCTGAGTTAAACAAAGGAAAACATGGGAAAAGAGACCATTTAATATTTACCATAGGCATTTTCACTGGCTTGCGGATTTCTGATATTTTAAATTTAAAAGTGTCTGATGTTCAAAATAAAACGACAACTATCATTGTTGAAAAAAAGACGAACAAGCAAAGGGATTTAAATTTATCGAATCTAACAAGTTTAATTATTGATTATTTGAATACCTATCACGATAGGCAATCTGATTGGCTTTTCTATCGTCCTTCAGACCATTCACAAGCTCTAGGCACTCATCAATATTATAAAGTGCTTCAAAGAGTCGCAAGTGTTCTTGAATTGGATTATATTGGCACACATACAATGAGAAAAACATTCGGATATAAGTATTATCGTCAATTCAGGGATATTCCCACATTGATGAGAATTTTGAATCATTCTAGTCAAGCAGTGACTATCCGATACATCGGATTAGAAGAAGAATAA
- a CDS encoding ABC transporter ATP-binding protein: MVAIKVENVTKSFGQLDVLQGVSLTVGRGEVFTLLGENGAGKTTLINILTTLSRQNSGRVRILGLDPQKKGNAIRRQISLNAQEATVDGEFTGYQNLRLVAKLRGVKDVSTEIERVARQLNLTDFLKRKVLTYSGGMRRRLDLAMSLIGDPQIIFLDEPTTGVDPKNRLALWQIITEMRDDGKTVFLTTQMLEEADRLSDHIAFINNGQIVRYGTPQEMKQLAQEKFVLSVQTEQLAETKKVLQNAKITFTGTTELQIEQQDAKRVLLTLSKHTITVLHFNQAEKNLESVFLDVTAKEEK; this comes from the coding sequence ATGGTCGCAATTAAAGTTGAAAATGTCACAAAAAGTTTCGGTCAGCTCGATGTATTGCAGGGAGTGAGTCTGACCGTAGGTCGGGGGGAAGTCTTCACGCTCTTGGGGGAGAATGGGGCAGGTAAAACAACCCTGATCAATATTTTAACCACACTCTCACGACAGAACTCTGGGCGTGTGCGTATTCTTGGCCTGGATCCGCAGAAGAAAGGTAACGCCATTCGCCGCCAAATTAGTCTGAATGCCCAAGAGGCGACGGTTGATGGCGAATTTACCGGGTACCAGAACCTGCGCCTTGTAGCAAAGTTGCGCGGTGTAAAAGATGTGAGTACGGAGATAGAGCGTGTCGCGAGACAGCTCAACTTGACGGACTTCTTAAAGCGGAAGGTACTAACTTATTCTGGTGGAATGAGACGTCGCCTAGACTTAGCGATGTCTCTCATCGGCGATCCCCAAATTATTTTCCTGGATGAACCCACCACAGGTGTCGATCCGAAGAACCGCTTGGCGCTTTGGCAAATTATCACTGAGATGCGTGACGACGGCAAGACAGTATTTCTAACTACCCAAATGCTTGAGGAAGCTGATCGATTATCGGATCACATTGCTTTCATCAATAACGGGCAGATTGTGCGTTATGGCACACCGCAAGAGATGAAGCAACTTGCTCAGGAAAAATTTGTGTTGAGTGTTCAAACGGAGCAGTTGGCGGAAACAAAAAAAGTACTGCAAAATGCAAAAATCACATTTACGGGCACAACTGAGTTACAGATTGAGCAGCAGGATGCCAAGCGCGTACTACTTACACTTAGTAAACACACAATAACAGTATTACACTTTAACCAAGCAGAAAAGAACCTTGAGTCCGTCTTCCTCGACGTGACTGCAAAGGAGGAGAAATAA
- a CDS encoding DUF1304 domain-containing protein, translating to MSILSTVLIFLVALEFFYILYLETFATTSDATSRVFNMTKEELKSKALNKLFKNQGIYNGLIGVGLLYSVFLTSNPIEISRLLLVYIILVALYGSITSDKKIILTQGGLAILALISTFF from the coding sequence ATGTCAATTTTATCAACAGTATTGATTTTTTTAGTAGCTTTGGAATTTTTCTATATCCTATATTTAGAAACGTTTGCTACAACTTCAGACGCTACAAGTCGAGTATTTAACATGACAAAAGAAGAGTTAAAAAGCAAAGCTTTAAACAAACTTTTTAAAAATCAGGGTATTTATAATGGTTTGATTGGTGTTGGGTTATTATATAGTGTTTTTCTTACAAGTAATCCAATAGAAATTAGTAGATTATTATTAGTTTATATTATTTTAGTGGCATTATATGGCAGTATTACAAGTGATAAAAAAATTATTCTAACTCAAGGCGGTTTAGCCATTTTAGCACTTATTTCAACATTTTTTTAA
- a CDS encoding Gfo/Idh/MocA family protein yields MLNLGIIGTNWITSQFVNAGKENAAFTLTAVYSRTLAKAQQFAESVARPDAAFFTDLTDFFASDTFDVVYIASPNSLHKEQAIKAIEAGKHVIVEKPAFSNPAEFKEVKDALAEHDDIFYFEAARHIFDPNFQVVERKLAELEAKGSVNGATISYMKYSSRYDNVLAGEEPNIFSTKFSGGALQDIGVYAVYGALRLFGTPDKVHYFADMARTGVDAKGTAILDYPDYHVTLLFGKTAQSYVPTEIYAGKETLWVDSIATLDAVRFYPDYRAKEYTDLTVSHPENPMVNEADFFARAIETGDFDAMQDLLVLSHNVNEVLYALRRNAGIEFTADRG; encoded by the coding sequence ATGCTTAACTTAGGGATTATTGGTACAAACTGGATTACGTCACAGTTTGTGAATGCTGGTAAGGAGAATGCCGCATTCACTCTCACGGCTGTCTATTCTAGGACATTAGCTAAAGCACAGCAGTTTGCCGAATCCGTGGCGCGGCCTGACGCAGCATTTTTCACCGATTTAACGGATTTCTTTGCCAGTGACACGTTTGACGTGGTTTATATTGCTTCACCAAACAGCCTACATAAAGAGCAAGCTATCAAAGCCATTGAGGCTGGCAAACACGTTATTGTTGAGAAGCCAGCTTTCTCCAATCCGGCGGAATTTAAGGAAGTGAAGGATGCGTTAGCTGAACATGATGATATCTTCTATTTCGAGGCGGCTCGCCACATCTTCGACCCTAATTTTCAGGTCGTCGAACGCAAGTTAGCTGAACTGGAAGCAAAGGGTAGCGTTAACGGCGCGACAATCTCCTACATGAAGTATTCTAGTCGTTACGACAATGTCCTTGCCGGAGAGGAGCCGAACATCTTCTCAACTAAGTTCTCGGGTGGTGCTCTTCAAGACATCGGTGTTTACGCGGTCTATGGAGCGTTACGGTTGTTTGGTACGCCAGATAAGGTGCATTACTTTGCCGATATGGCGCGGACCGGCGTTGATGCAAAGGGAACTGCTATTCTTGATTACCCAGACTATCATGTAACGCTGTTATTCGGTAAAACGGCGCAGTCATATGTCCCAACGGAGATTTACGCGGGTAAGGAGACGTTATGGGTGGATAGTATTGCAACACTCGATGCCGTGCGTTTCTACCCGGATTATCGTGCTAAAGAATACACTGACCTGACCGTCTCTCATCCTGAGAACCCAATGGTTAACGAGGCAGACTTTTTTGCCCGAGCGATTGAAACAGGGGACTTTGATGCAATGCAAGATTTGTTGGTTCTCTCACACAATGTCAATGAGGTGCTTTATGCACTTAGAAGAAACGCAGGAATTGAATTCACTGCTGATAGAGGATAG
- a CDS encoding DDE-type integrase/transposase/recombinase codes for MAINNQCKLRLSAIKDLYDHSIIAWIVDDTETAKLVTETFKLAIENEYGAVTEILHSDRGSDYVSGMFNTTLSAEGVLHSMSRPGEPGDNSSIESFWSHMKEEYFRFYTSNTKQELIDNIAEFMSWYNNERRQSTLK; via the coding sequence ATGGCCATTAATAATCAGTGTAAACTTCGGCTCAGTGCGATAAAGGATCTGTATGACCATTCGATAATTGCGTGGATAGTAGATGATACAGAAACCGCAAAATTGGTAACAGAGACATTTAAGTTAGCGATTGAGAATGAATATGGTGCAGTAACTGAAATACTGCACAGCGATCGTGGTAGCGACTATGTGTCAGGGATGTTTAACACTACCTTATCAGCTGAAGGAGTCTTGCATAGTATGTCGCGGCCGGGAGAACCAGGTGATAATAGTTCAATTGAGAGCTTCTGGAGCCACATGAAAGAAGAGTACTTTAGGTTCTACACTTCAAATACAAAGCAAGAATTGATAGACAACATAGCGGAATTTATGAGCTGGTATAACAATGAACGCCGACAAAGCACACTAAAATGA
- a CDS encoding helix-turn-helix domain-containing protein, producing MNISVSELARRIGQTPQNFNKKLKRETVTLDELKAIADVLGVKFEQAFILPDGNEIKTGKE from the coding sequence ATGAATATAAGCGTTTCTGAACTTGCTAGACGTATTGGCCAGACTCCACAGAATTTCAATAAGAAATTAAAACGGGAAACGGTAACCTTGGATGAGTTGAAAGCCATCGCTGATGTGCTTGGTGTCAAGTTTGAGCAGGCTTTTATATTGCCTGATGGCAATGAAATAAAGACGGGTAAGGAGTAA
- a CDS encoding teneurin-3, translating to MSRRTEESNKAIHAAWNKEQELVQEGKGTREWTAQQQKDILDKGKAYDENRVAFQGQHMKSVERYPEYQGDPGNIQFLTRAEHLEAHDGDWKNPTNWHFNPVTKEKTDFGDGTFIQCETIQLADPVTKAQNKPEIEKEVNQESVSGVQKKVESNKKYESLHETVPPNNIEDITKQEFVPKLKSGFKTISKTIIEFSDKHPNAIKAIKGVVLFVANVAVAAIKESSRSGSSNSEYEWSDDDRAEYEDSYDDYPADQDTSESSERSSPNEHTVRGHGQHYHYKDGSVKWKDKDPYSRGGNNEE from the coding sequence ATGTCAAGAAGAACAGAAGAATCTAACAAGGCGATACATGCGGCTTGGAATAAGGAGCAGGAACTTGTCCAAGAAGGAAAAGGGACAAGAGAATGGACTGCCCAACAACAGAAAGATATTCTTGATAAAGGTAAAGCCTATGATGAGAACCGTGTAGCTTTTCAAGGACAGCATATGAAAAGTGTGGAAAGATATCCAGAATATCAAGGGGACCCCGGAAATATTCAGTTCCTAACAAGAGCAGAACATTTAGAGGCCCACGATGGGGATTGGAAAAATCCGACTAATTGGCATTTTAATCCTGTTACAAAAGAAAAGACTGACTTTGGAGATGGAACATTTATTCAATGCGAAACAATACAATTAGCCGATCCTGTAACCAAAGCACAAAATAAACCAGAAATTGAGAAAGAAGTTAATCAAGAGTCTGTAAGTGGAGTTCAGAAAAAGGTAGAGTCAAACAAAAAATATGAATCTCTACACGAGACTGTACCACCTAATAACATAGAAGACATAACGAAGCAGGAATTTGTACCGAAATTGAAGAGCGGCTTCAAAACCATAAGTAAAACAATTATAGAATTTTCAGATAAACACCCGAATGCAATAAAAGCAATAAAGGGCGTTGTATTATTTGTGGCTAATGTGGCTGTAGCTGCTATCAAAGAATCATCAAGGAGCGGTTCATCAAATTCAGAATACGAATGGTCAGATGATGACCGCGCTGAGTACGAAGATTCATATGATGATTATCCTGCAGATCAGGACACTTCAGAATCCTCGGAGCGTTCTTCTCCTAATGAACACACAGTGAGAGGACATGGACAGCATTATCATTATAAAGATGGTAGTGTTAAATGGAAAGATAAGGATCCATACTCGCGTGGTGGAAACAATGAGGAATAA
- the hpt gene encoding hypoxanthine phosphoribosyltransferase, whose translation MDNDILKVLYSKEQLHEFNVKLAAELKRDYAGKYPLMVCILKGAVLFMTDLVRELDEYVELDFMDVSSYGGGTESSGDVKILKDLDTSVKGRDVIIVEDIVDTGATLVALMKLFETRQANSVKVCSLLDKPSRREEEVQVDYVGVTVPNEFVVGYGLDYAEKYRNLPYIGVLKPEIYSK comes from the coding sequence ATGGACAATGATATCCTAAAAGTACTCTATTCTAAGGAACAATTACATGAATTCAATGTTAAGCTCGCAGCCGAGTTGAAACGCGACTATGCCGGGAAGTATCCGCTGATGGTCTGTATTCTAAAAGGCGCTGTGCTCTTCATGACCGACCTCGTGCGGGAGTTAGATGAGTATGTTGAATTAGATTTCATGGACGTTTCTAGTTATGGTGGCGGTACGGAATCGAGCGGTGACGTGAAGATTCTAAAGGATCTGGATACGAGTGTGAAGGGCCGGGATGTCATCATTGTTGAGGACATCGTTGATACCGGAGCCACACTGGTCGCACTCATGAAGTTATTTGAGACCAGGCAGGCTAACTCGGTGAAGGTTTGTAGCTTATTAGACAAACCAAGCAGACGAGAGGAAGAAGTTCAGGTCGACTACGTTGGCGTGACCGTGCCGAATGAATTTGTGGTGGGCTATGGACTCGATTATGCGGAGAAGTACCGAAACCTACCGTACATCGGCGTTCTTAAACCAGAAATTTATAGCAAATAG
- a CDS encoding SMI1/KNR4 family protein, whose amino-acid sequence MVSAELKLIIDELSTQGKMIFHEETTEEKITTFEKENNVVLPSKYKEWLQLSDGGEFFLPAGIQLYGIEHKPVINVNDNSRPNDDYIVIGALASGDPIICAKNSEKIAIYNQEAGRIEDDEVYDDFIVFLKHLHDLLGIGG is encoded by the coding sequence ATGGTTTCTGCAGAATTAAAGCTAATTATTGATGAATTAAGTACACAGGGTAAAATGATTTTTCATGAGGAGACTACAGAAGAAAAAATCACAACCTTTGAAAAAGAAAATAATGTCGTTCTTCCATCCAAATACAAAGAATGGCTGCAGCTTTCTGATGGTGGTGAGTTCTTTTTGCCAGCAGGTATTCAATTATATGGAATTGAACACAAGCCAGTGATTAATGTAAATGATAATTCACGACCAAACGATGACTATATCGTTATTGGGGCTTTAGCATCAGGCGACCCAATCATCTGCGCAAAAAATAGCGAAAAAATAGCTATATATAATCAAGAAGCTGGAAGGATAGAAGACGATGAAGTTTATGATGATTTTATAGTCTTTCTTAAACATCTGCATGATTTGCTTGGCATAGGTGGTTGA
- a CDS encoding GH25 family lysozyme, whose product MQSRFKHRYTMQAIIITLILALAGIGFAVYRLATATTYPDNNSAKIIGVLLDQSRGYVDFNQIEQEDIDFVYLRSTQGKSYFDDRYLENRDRLVVTQLDFGTAQYFSNESSVEEQFNYFREKVGRNTGILPVLIIPAADYHGAKFWRKMAEFTRLLKDSGDDAVVLARRTEVARYFGSQPVEFIAPTKKKPGLAQNYLFWRYTSTGRIRNMAQMDDLTMLSFMGSQSDYSQLVGRN is encoded by the coding sequence GTGCAAAGTAGATTTAAGCATCGTTACACAATGCAGGCAATCATCATTACGTTGATCCTGGCCTTGGCAGGTATCGGCTTCGCTGTCTATCGATTAGCGACAGCCACTACCTATCCTGACAATAATTCAGCTAAAATCATCGGCGTTTTACTTGATCAAAGCCGGGGCTACGTCGATTTCAACCAAATCGAGCAGGAGGACATCGACTTCGTTTATCTGAGGAGCACGCAGGGTAAGAGCTACTTCGATGACCGCTATCTAGAGAATCGGGATCGCTTGGTTGTGACACAGTTGGACTTTGGTACTGCACAATACTTCAGCAATGAGTCGAGTGTGGAAGAGCAGTTCAACTACTTCAGGGAGAAGGTGGGGCGGAATACGGGTATTCTGCCAGTCCTGATTATTCCCGCCGCCGATTATCACGGTGCGAAGTTTTGGCGCAAAATGGCGGAATTCACGCGTTTACTAAAAGATTCTGGCGATGATGCAGTGGTGCTAGCAAGGCGCACTGAGGTAGCGCGTTATTTTGGCAGTCAGCCCGTCGAGTTCATTGCGCCAACGAAAAAAAAGCCGGGTTTGGCGCAAAATTACCTCTTTTGGCGTTATACTAGTACAGGACGCATCAGAAACATGGCACAAATGGACGACCTCACGATGTTGAGCTTCATGGGGAGTCAGTCGGATTATAGTCAATTAGTAGGAAGGAACTAA
- a CDS encoding amino acid permease yields MTVIGTVIGAGVFFKISSITAQTGSTSATIFVWILAGIISITSGLTVSELATAMPVTGGPTKYIEYTYGKTMGFLFGWAQMLIYFPASIAALSIVFATQFTVLFDIKAGYITLIAIILALFLTMMNFFGTKFSSHMHTVISVIKVVPIILIILFGIFNTNKINLSLWPITVGPGKSFTRGISGALLSAMFAYDGWINFTNLAGEVKRPEKNLPRAIIIGLGVITLIYVLVNYTFMSVSPLNTLVNNPSAAFDSSIRIFGGIGGKIITIGILLSVYGAVNGYIMTGMRVPYTMARDNLLPFSKSIARLNVNTGVPVISELVILALSIIMMFLGTFDLLTDMLVFVMWAFTTLISIAVFVLRKREPDLERPYKVLLYPIIPVISILGGLFIVGSTLINQFWLSVVGIGITLIGLPIYYLHQKHVTKSPIKM; encoded by the coding sequence ATGACCGTGATCGGCACGGTGATTGGTGCAGGTGTCTTCTTCAAAATATCGAGTATTACCGCCCAAACCGGTTCAACCAGCGCCACAATTTTCGTCTGGATCCTGGCGGGCATAATCTCGATTACAAGTGGTCTAACCGTTTCAGAACTGGCCACCGCCATGCCCGTGACGGGCGGTCCAACAAAGTATATCGAATACACTTACGGCAAAACGATGGGCTTCTTGTTTGGTTGGGCTCAGATGTTAATCTATTTCCCAGCAAGTATCGCCGCACTCAGCATCGTCTTCGCTACCCAATTCACCGTTTTGTTTGACATTAAAGCAGGCTATATCACGCTGATTGCGATCATTCTCGCTCTCTTCTTAACGATGATGAATTTCTTTGGTACCAAGTTCAGTAGTCACATGCACACTGTCATCTCAGTCATCAAGGTTGTGCCGATTATCTTGATCATCCTCTTTGGCATCTTCAACACCAACAAGATTAACTTAAGCCTCTGGCCAATCACTGTTGGACCAGGCAAGAGCTTCACCAGAGGCATCAGTGGCGCGCTCTTATCGGCCATGTTTGCTTACGATGGCTGGATTAACTTCACCAATTTAGCCGGTGAGGTCAAGCGACCGGAGAAGAATCTCCCACGTGCCATTATCATCGGCTTAGGGGTCATCACGCTCATCTATGTTCTCGTCAACTACACATTCATGAGCGTCTCGCCGTTAAATACGCTCGTGAACAATCCCAGTGCTGCTTTTGATAGTTCAATTCGCATATTTGGGGGCATCGGGGGTAAGATAATCACGATTGGTATCCTGCTCTCGGTCTACGGCGCCGTGAACGGCTACATCATGACTGGCATGCGGGTACCGTACACGATGGCACGCGATAACCTTCTTCCCTTTAGCAAAAGCATTGCCAGACTAAACGTCAACACAGGTGTCCCTGTCATCTCAGAATTGGTCATTCTCGCACTCTCAATTATCATGATGTTTCTTGGTACGTTTGATCTATTGACCGATATGCTTGTCTTCGTGATGTGGGCTTTCACGACACTGATTTCCATCGCAGTCTTTGTCCTCAGAAAGAGAGAGCCCGACCTGGAGCGACCATACAAGGTCCTGCTCTACCCAATCATTCCGGTTATTTCTATTCTTGGCGGCCTCTTTATCGTTGGCTCAACGCTGATTAACCAGTTCTGGCTGTCGGTCGTCGGTATCGGCATTACGCTGATTGGTCTACCAATCTATTATCTCCACCAGAAGCACGTTACAAAATCACCGATTAAGATGTAA
- a CDS encoding IS3 family transposase, whose translation MQVARSSYYAWLNHVPSKRNIDDQGILDYVIQLEEAHNYIFGVKRLVMHLNDDTQYHVSNSKMRRIMRENNILASIKTKRKPRKNLKEEIISKNLLLNEDYTHNFKPGYANKYWVTDCTELLYGH comes from the coding sequence ATGCAAGTTGCACGTTCATCTTACTATGCCTGGTTAAACCATGTTCCATCGAAAAGGAATATCGATGATCAAGGCATCCTAGATTACGTAATTCAATTAGAAGAAGCACACAACTATATCTTTGGGGTAAAGCGCCTAGTGATGCATCTAAATGACGATACACAATATCATGTATCCAATAGTAAGATGCGACGAATCATGAGAGAAAATAATATATTAGCTTCAATTAAGACCAAACGTAAACCAAGAAAAAACCTCAAAGAAGAAATTATCAGTAAAAATTTACTACTGAACGAAGACTATACGCACAACTTTAAGCCCGGGTACGCTAATAAATATTGGGTTACAGACTGTACCGAGTTACTCTATGGCCATTAA